A region of the Primulina eburnea isolate SZY01 chromosome 7, ASM2296580v1, whole genome shotgun sequence genome:
GGGAAAAACAGGTGATGACCACAAGTTGGGGCTTGCATCTTTTTTTTGGTTGTTTTTTGTTGGTTGTTATATCCTTGACTTTTTATTTACCTCTTCCTCTCTCTGGATATTCTCTGTGTGTATGTGTTTGTAAGGGAGAAGACGTTAAATTATGGTACATCCTTGTTTCATCAATCATTTGGTTCAATTTCTACAGATGAATAGAGTCATAAGTTATCCTGTTATCCATACACAATGATTTATCATCTTCATATTATATATCTTTCATCTTCTTGTCATGAACCAAACGATGCCTTAGAAACTTTGGTAATTTTCTAGTTCATAGAGCTCATTGTAATGTATATATGGCATATCGTTAATATAAAGTATAACATGACCCTAATGATATATGACTAGGTACCATCAGCATACTTGTTTGCAAGTGTTTTGTTTGTTtgcaataatttcttcttcttgctGCTTTGATTGAAAGTTTTTTACTTAATCCTTGCGAAGATCATGGTTAAATTCTGTAAGCCTTATTGGCAGGTCTCCAGCTATAGTAATTGCTTTCTTGATGAAAAGCAAAGGTTGGAAACTTGGCCAGAGTTACCAGTGGGTGAAAGAGCGTAGACCTTCAGTGGAACTGAATCAAGGTTTAACAAACACTTCCTTTCAGTTTTCTCAGTTATTATATTAACTCCAATCAGATATAACCTATTTAATTTGTCTTTGATGATACAAGTAGGTTTTCCTGAAGTGCCAAGATTTTTACTTAAGATTTGCCCTTTAAAATGTAATTCAACAGACTTCATGTTGAGAGCTCAAAGATTTGGATTAGAGATTAAAATCAGAAGTTCTAGAACTCTGTAATTTGTTGGAGGATGTGAGAGTAGTGGAATAACGAGTAATTTATTAAGttattattttctaaaaagAATTAACTTAACAATATGGTTACTAATCCACAAAATGATTTGATCTGGGACTGGAGCCATCATGTTAGATACTAATATTAAACATGAGGATCAAATCGAGTTTGATTGTTAATTATGTGTAAAATATAGTTCAGGCCCCGTATTCGATTCTAGTAGATTTTTTTGTGGTGACAGGTAGTTGTGTTTCCTTGTTTAACTTTTCGAAATACCGATTATTTGTGTCGTGTCAAAGAGGTGCGTCAGCTTAATTTAATTTGTGAAATCTAtcatatgatttgtttataaaaTCTAAGTTAGTCACAATGTAACTAGTACCTCGGcatgaatttaaagttttcaaATCGTAATTTTGTTTCTGACATTATTCTGTTTTCTTATATTTTAGCGATGTATCAGCAATTACAGGAGTACGAGCTCAAGATTTTCGGTTCGTTAGAGAACAGCAGCAATGCCATGCCAAGCTTAAGCTTTGGCTTTGCACGGCCTCATGATCCGCCAGTTGCAGCAATTACAACTTTCAATAACATTGGCGGGACTTCAATTTTTTCTCGTCCCCCTTTTGACACCCCTCCTCAAGAATTTACCTTTGGAGCGGGGCTGGCTCAGACGAGCATTTCAAACGACAGTACATTGAGCACCAACACAAATACACCTGCTGTCAATGATATAACAATGGGCGGTTCTTGAATCTTGACATTTTGGATTTTTATCACGACCCGATTAAAATTGTATTCGTGTTCGACTATGAGTGATGCATTATGGCTGAGATGTCAAGCTAGGGGAAGTGCTTTAATGTAGCAGAGATTGCATTGGTAATTTTATGGTTGAGTTTTGTGAACTAGACGTGTATGCGATCTCGCTTGATCCCGAAGCCTATGCATGAGATTACTTAAGCTTGTGTTAATTGAATATGCATATGGGTTTCTTGTTCGCAAGCCTATATCGACCGAGATTGGGTTTTTTCAGAGTAATTGTCGCTAACACTCTTCTATAGAAtatattatactattacttTTAAATTGTATTTCCTTCGTAAAAAActaattgtaattaattacgacaaacaataaataaaagtaGGCATAAATTCACATAAATGGAACTCAAACCAAAAATCTCAGGGCCTCTTTTTtccttcattaaaaaaaatggaaCGTTTGCATGACCGCAACAATTTGGGGAAGGATTGTTACAATTTGGGTATCGAAATACTTTATCCTAAATTTAGAACTTTGATGTCATATGAGTTACAAGACATCGACGAGTAATAACAAGGTGACCAAATAAATTATAAGTACTTTCCATTTAAAATTAACAtgaaagctataaaatatgGGAAAATAGGAGCCAAAGCATATTGCAATAATACTAAAAGATCAGCAGACAATTACAAACCCCAGCATACAAATCCTATAACCAAGCATTGATTTTTTCTCAGTTCAATTAATGtttcatttttatataaaactatTAAATGAATCAATTTGCAGTAAATCCCACCCAAAAATTTCAACAGAATATCATAtgaattttttaagaaaatgtgACTCAAAAACACCTATGCTCCTAACTCTTAATTTTGATTCTATAaaagaatttgaaattttataaaaaaaatactcaactaattattattgcttttacgtcattattattatatattagtccaatttttttatacaaaCATCATACTTGGTaaagaaaaaatcaaataattaaatatcttttttatggtaaaataattatatatcttAATCAGCAATATTTCTCGTAAACAATAGTGCTAGCACACAACGTTCGACCACTTGATCATCAGAAGTAAAATCTCAGTTATCCGGAAGAGGCTGGGTAGTCAACAGCCTCCTGCCCTGGCGGCACCTTTGGCTCATCTGGCAGCCTCTCGTGTAGTTATTCGCCGGTGTCGGCACCACCTTCTTTTCTGGATTTGACCATCCCTTCAGATGGctaaaatttattgttttagGCTTCTCTGCCCCACATTCTGCAACAAATGTGCCTGCCACCAGTAACACGGCGATGCATACCGCCAGAAATGTTCCACGTTGTTTCTGCTGCGACATCTCAAGCCGGAGATAATTAATCAGGTGAgtgaagatatatatatatatatatatatatatatatatatatatatatatatatatatatatatatatatatatatagacaaggGAAAGGATGATCTACAATTTTTCTCGTGTTTAATTATATACTTTGGATTTTTTTGTTTACCGGGGATCGATGTTGATGGATTGGAATTGTTGTTTTAAGGAAACCATTCATGATTTCTTGGATGAGAGAAATTATTGAGTTTTCCATGGTTTGTAAAACTAAGTATTACTCCTAGAATTCATTTGTTTAAACGGTCTTAATTTTTTGAGaaaattgtaaattttattgtttgtttgtttttttattttattttatgattttggtTATTTATGTGTTATATTaacttttttataattttagtctttttcatgtatcgatgatGTAACTCTGATATGATTGTAACATGTGAAAGTGACACGTAAATACTTACATGCAAAAGGAACTAAAgttgcaaaataaaaaaaaccaaaTCAGACTAATTTGCAAAATATGAGACATCTAAGTTAATAGTGAAACAGGTTGCATAATGCTCTAAGTGGGTGTCGAATTTGTGGAGTACGTGAGAGCTTGGTCAATGATCATGATTTCGATTCTTCGAATCAAAACATTCTCCGATAAACTTGTTGCACAAGGCTTACCGAGTGTGAACTGCATCACGTGTTTGCTcgtcataaaaaataaaaaacggtTGCATAAACTTACCCGATTATTGTTTTACACGTCTAAATATAACATTTTGGGCCTTCTTTAAATTTCATCAACAGTTTCTTTGTTTGAAAATAGGCAGAGTTTTCGAATTATAGACACCCACTTAAAAATAGTATACTATTAACTTGTAAATTAAAGGCAAATGAAAACAATTTTAGTTTAGTCATAATTAAAATTCTTgtattgaaatatatatattatattatattatattacagtTTAATCCATTAATTTTCACTTTTTAAGTCATTTTTCAATATTAGAGTGGTGAATAATGACGACAAATGATGACATTTCATCGAAAATTATTGATATGATAATAGTTATTACTTATATGTATAAACTTACGTCAGTACTTcgttgaaaattaaataaaatagtcAAAAAAACATTACaagttaataaatttaaaatatgaattggccgataagataaaaaaaattaaaataaaaaagaatgacaaaaatttatgtgagacagtttcacgggttgtattttgtgagacagatatcttatttaggtcatacATAAAAAAAGTatgtcaaaaacttgtgtgagacggtctcacgggtcgaatttgtgagatggatctcttatttgggtcatccatgaaaaagtataattttttatacttagagtattactttttattgtgaatatgggtagggttgacccgtctcacagattagcatccgtgagacggtctcacatgagaccaacTCAAAAAGTattgctaagagtattacttcttattgtaaatatcgttatggttgacctgtctcacagataaagattcgtgagaccgtctcacaagagacctactcaaaaaacatacaatgacaaaatttaattttcccTTAATACTTTTGGCTTGTAACTAAGAAATTAATCCAACATAACGAAACTAATGATTTCGCGACAAATGTTTAACACGAATCTTATAAAAGACTacaaaatcataaaatttatGACTGTAATCTGGAAGTTGGATTGATTAAATATGCAAGAGCATGCATGCAGCTGCATTTGCACCCCGCCGACCATGCACCCAATCTCATGTCCTCACTCATCAATGCCATCTTCACTTCTGTCAAACAAATTTAAATCCAACAACCTCTTTCAGACAGTATTCCGAGTTATAAATATTCGTCATGCACAACCACTTTCCCATCGAAAAAATGTCAGAACACATGAAGTCTTTGACAGTAATACTACTTTCATGTCTGATTTTGTTATTCACTTCATGTCTTAGTACTGTCATCCCCACCGCTGTATCAAAGGTCCCGGCGATTATTGTGTTTGGAGATTCATCCGTTGATTCTGGGAACAACAACCGGATATCGACTGTGTTGAAAAGCAATTTCCGGCCGTATGGCCGTGATTTCTACGGCGGAATGCCGACTGGGAGGTTTTCGAACGGCCGCATACCGCCGGACTTCATTTCTGAAAAGTTTGGCCTGAAGCCTTACGTGCCTGCTTTCTTGGATCCTTGGTACAATATATCTGATTTTGCGAGCGGAGTTTGCTTTGCTTCTGCTGGTACTGGTTTTGATAATGCAACTTCTAACGTACTTGTAAGTATTTATTATGTCATCTCTTTAAGTTTTTCAATTAAATTGCATTTGAAGTTAATGTGAGTCCGCACTGgaattttaaagtttaaaatcttttaatattttaaattgatctatcggaacaaatatcatattatttcaaaattatacaaaatttacatatatatatttttttaaaaaaaaaaattgggttaGCCCGGGTAAACAACCATGTGGCTCCGCCTCTGCGTGTTATCCTCATCGTGCATATATCGTCACTTTTAAAAAAACTGACAAATTATGGAATACATGCATTTGACAAATTTGCCACGCAGAATGTGATACCACTATGGAAGCAAGTGAATTACTACAAAGACTACCAAGAAGCCCTAAGATCCTACATAGGAGACACAAAAACCGAATACATAATCAAAGAGGCTCTATATTTAATCAGCTTAGGAACAAATGACTTCCTAGAAAACTACTACAGTCTCCCTAACACAAGGTCCAGATACACCCTTGATCAATACCAAGACTTCCTCATTGATATTGCGGAGAGATTCGTCAAGCAGATTTACGCTTTGGGAGCACGTAAAATGTCGCTAACGGGGCTCCCTCCAATGGGTTGTCTGCCATTGGAGAGGGCTACGAATCTTGTTAATGGGAATGGGGAAGGGTGTATGAATGGATACAATGGAGTTGCTTTACTTTTCAATGCCAAATTGAATGGTTTGGTGAATAGGATGAATGAAGAGATGGAGGGGATTAGGGTTGTTTTCTCTGATCCTTATGGAGTCTTCTTGCAAATGATAAGGAACCCTTCTTCATTTGGCAAGTATAATCAACTTATTTTTTGCTATTACGTTTTTTTTTTACGAGAAAATCCGCAACAGCTGCTACCCATCGGGCTTAACGCGAAAGTCTGTGGTGCAGGGTTTGAAGTATCTTCAGTTGCATGCTGTGCTACGGGAATGTTTGAGATGGGATACTTGTGCGATGAATTGAATCCCTTTACATGTCGAGATGCAAACAAATATGTCTTTTGGGATTCTTTCCATCCGACACAACAaactagtcggattattgtagattacTTGATCCAGAATTCTTTGCatcaatttttataaatgtTGATTTATTTCACCAAGCAAGATCAaatttggcttgatttataagtTGTTGATCAGGGGACAAGTTTAGAATTCTCTTTGTGCTTCTCAACTTTAAGTATTATGGCAATTTCTTCACATTTGTTTCTGCCAAATCAATTCACACACAAGATAcgtacccaaaaaaaaaaaaaaaaactaaa
Encoded here:
- the LOC140836521 gene encoding protein-tyrosine-phosphatase IBR5-like isoform X1 — encoded protein: MRKRERENPCGVCGHYHKYEEGEVCGICGHRTASVSDKSAASPVHVSAFPSEILPEFLYLGSYDNAARAELLKTQGISRVLNTVPDCQNLYKNSFTYHCLQDNQKLPFDDAIQFLEQCEKDRARVLVHCMSGKNRSPAIVIAFLMKSKGWKLGQSYQWVKERRPSVELNQAMYQQLQEYELKIFGSLENSSNAMPSLSFGFARPHDPPVAAITTFNNIGGTSIFSRPPFDTPPQEFTFGAGLAQTSISNDSTLSTNTNTPAVNDITMGGS
- the LOC140836520 gene encoding GDSL esterase/lipase At2g04570-like, with the translated sequence MKSLTVILLSCLILLFTSCLSTVIPTAVSKVPAIIVFGDSSVDSGNNNRISTVLKSNFRPYGRDFYGGMPTGRFSNGRIPPDFISEKFGLKPYVPAFLDPWYNISDFASGVCFASAGTGFDNATSNVLNVIPLWKQVNYYKDYQEALRSYIGDTKTEYIIKEALYLISLGTNDFLENYYSLPNTRSRYTLDQYQDFLIDIAERFVKQIYALGARKMSLTGLPPMGCLPLERATNLVNGNGEGCMNGYNGVALLFNAKLNGLVNRMNEEMEGIRVVFSDPYGVFLQMIRNPSSFGFEVSSVACCATGMFEMGYLCDELNPFTCRDANKYVFWDSFHPTQQTSRIIVDYLIQNSLHQFL